The following proteins are co-located in the Leptospira weilii genome:
- the prmC gene encoding peptide chain release factor N(5)-glutamine methyltransferase, with protein MQHPDSILTLLKKSEEFLKKKEIPSARLDAEILLADLLNLQRVKLYVNFERLLTETEKNAYRERIVDRSKNKPTAYITGQKAFYNSVFFVNEKVLIPRPETEELVEKVLLDFKGNHGERSVLDLCTGSGCIGISLKSARKDWNITLSDISKDALEIAEKNAFQIIGEGNNIQFLESNLFLSIPKESKFDLIVTNPPYIPISDKTEMMKDVIDYEPHLALFLEDPKEFLSKLIEDARLHLNEGGKFYMETHPSLAWTFVSESLTNGWKEGKVEKDLSGKDRFVVLTK; from the coding sequence ATGCAACATCCAGATTCAATTCTCACTCTTTTGAAAAAATCAGAGGAATTCTTGAAAAAGAAAGAAATTCCGAGCGCGCGATTGGATGCGGAAATTCTTTTAGCGGACCTTCTCAACCTCCAAAGAGTAAAACTATACGTGAACTTTGAAAGACTTTTAACGGAAACGGAAAAAAACGCTTACAGAGAAAGAATCGTAGACCGTTCCAAAAACAAACCCACGGCTTATATTACGGGCCAAAAGGCTTTTTACAATTCTGTGTTTTTCGTAAACGAGAAGGTCCTCATACCGAGACCCGAAACCGAAGAACTCGTGGAAAAGGTTTTACTCGATTTCAAAGGGAATCATGGCGAACGGAGCGTATTGGATCTTTGTACGGGAAGTGGCTGCATCGGAATCAGCTTGAAATCAGCGCGGAAGGACTGGAATATTACGTTAAGTGACATTTCAAAAGACGCTCTCGAAATTGCAGAAAAAAATGCGTTCCAAATCATAGGAGAAGGAAATAATATTCAATTTTTGGAAAGTAATTTATTTCTTTCGATTCCCAAAGAGTCCAAATTCGATTTGATCGTCACAAATCCCCCTTATATTCCCATTTCGGATAAAACAGAAATGATGAAGGACGTGATCGACTACGAGCCTCATCTCGCATTATTTTTGGAAGATCCAAAAGAATTCCTATCCAAATTGATCGAAGACGCCCGACTTCATCTGAACGAAGGCGGGAAGTTTTATATGGAAACTCATCCTTCCTTGGCCTGGACTTTCGTTTCCGAATCGTTAACAAATGGCTGGAAAGAGGGAAAAGTAGAAAAGGATCTTTCCGGAAAAGATCGGTTTGTCGTTTTGACAAAATAG